A stretch of Pseudophryne corroboree isolate aPseCor3 chromosome 9, aPseCor3.hap2, whole genome shotgun sequence DNA encodes these proteins:
- the TAL1 gene encoding T-cell acute lymphocytic leukemia protein 1 — MMERLASDMGDSQEVTSPPQDTAEAESTRGVELSGVKEGAAPSSPPRAVPVIELLRRGEGSGNIKTREQELRLQNLRTTRLCRPPLTPTTELCRTPLTPAADLCRAPLTPTSELCRASLTPATELCRAPLTPTTELCRAPLTSAPELCRTPLLVAGPPLTATTELCRPPLPLPVAGPQVEQVTEARMVQLSPPAALPLQTAGRAMLYGLSQPLAPGNSGYFGDPESFPMYNNNVRTKRRSGPYEVEVTEGGPHTKVVRRIFTNSRERWRQQNVNGAFAELRKLIPTHPPDKKLSKNEILRLAMKYINFLAKLLDDQEEEGNQKSKINKDNGMVQQDLLQDMLSPNSSCGSSFDGAPSPDSFSEDHDTMDSKHNRNIHQTMLPVESNGQR, encoded by the exons ATGATGGAGAGGCTGGCGTCCGATATGGGAGACTCTCAGGAGGTCACATCCCCTCCCCAGGACACAGCAGAGGCAGAGAGCACGCGTGGCGTGGAGCTGAGTGGGGTGAAGGAGGGGGCGGCCCCCAGCTCCCCCCCTCGAGCTGTGCCGGTGATTGAGctgctgaggaggggggagggatcggGCAATATAAAGACCAGGGAGCAAGAGCTGAGACTGCAAAACCTGAGGACCACTAGACTGTGCAGACCCCCTCTGACTCCCACCACAGAGCTCTGCAGAACACCCCTCACTCCGGCCGCAGATCTCTGCAGAGCCCCCCTGACTCCAACTTCAGAGCTGTGCAGAGCCTCCCTGACTCCGGCCACAGAGCTCTGCAGAGCCCCCCTGACtccaaccacagagctctgcagggCCCCCCTGACCTCAGCGCCAGAGCTCTGCAGGACGCCTCTCCTAGTAGCCGGACCCCCTCTGACTGCTACCACCGAGCTGTGCAGACCCCCTCTTCCTCTGCCTGTGGCTGGACCTCAAGTTGAGCAAGTGACTGAAGCCCGAATGGTGCAGCTGAGTCCCCCAGCTGCTCTTCCCTTGCAGACGGCCGGCAGAGCCATGCTGTATGGACTGAGTCAGCCGCTAGCTCCGGGAAACAG TGGCTACTTTGGGGATCCTGAATCCTTCCCAATGTACAATAACAATGTAAGGACTAAGAGACGGTCAGGTCCCTATGAAGTGGAGGTCACAGAAG GAGGTCCTCATACAAAGGTGGTCCGTCGTATCTTCACAAACAGTCGAGAGAGATGGAGGCAGCAGAATGTGAATGGAGCTTTTGCCGAGCTCCGTAAGCTGATCCCCACTCATCCACCAGACAAAAAATTAAGCAAGAATGAAATCTTACGCCTGGCTATGAAATATATCAACTTCCTAGCCAAACTTCTCGATGACCAAGAGGAAGAAGGCAACCAAAAGAGCAAAATTAACAAAGATAATGGTATGGTCCAACAGGATCTTCTGCAAGATATGTTGTCTCCAAACTCTAGCTGTGGAAGTTCTTTCGATGGAGCACCCAGTCCTGACAGCTTCTCAGAAGATCACGACACAATGGACTCAAAACACAACAGAAATATCCACCAAACTATGCTTCCTGTAGAGAGCAATGGACAACGATGA